One part of the Sorangiineae bacterium MSr11954 genome encodes these proteins:
- a CDS encoding alpha/beta hydrolase, with amino-acid sequence MNSLESLTSQARVFASRWGFALLDRSPPALAGELPGKIAGKWATNLFMETRRGGRDLPVGIPAGATAKPVRDGEKVRNVYVWGKSGPMVVLVHGWGADSAAMCSLVRPLRQRGYRVVAFDGPAHGSNQGRRTTMTEFVASVREVLERFDPAAEVRAIVGHSLGGLAAVAASKLSQRVPERMVLLSAPSCLNEALRSFVGFWGISSRIEQQIRKELSRSHGVPIEHWDVRTLASRDRFPALVLHDQDDSFVPFAQADIVANALGSTARIELTKGLGHARILADQRTTSLVADFVAGAQAA; translated from the coding sequence GGTTCGCGCTGCTCGATCGATCCCCGCCCGCCCTCGCCGGCGAGCTGCCAGGAAAAATAGCAGGGAAGTGGGCCACCAACTTGTTCATGGAGACGCGCCGCGGGGGGCGCGATCTCCCGGTGGGCATCCCCGCGGGCGCCACGGCCAAGCCCGTGCGCGACGGTGAGAAGGTCCGCAACGTCTACGTGTGGGGCAAGAGCGGGCCCATGGTGGTCCTCGTTCATGGCTGGGGGGCCGACAGCGCCGCCATGTGCAGCTTGGTGCGGCCCCTCCGCCAGCGCGGCTACCGGGTGGTGGCGTTCGACGGCCCCGCGCACGGCTCGAACCAAGGGCGGCGCACGACCATGACCGAGTTCGTGGCATCCGTTCGCGAGGTGCTCGAGCGCTTCGATCCCGCGGCCGAGGTGCGCGCCATCGTGGGCCACTCGCTCGGCGGCCTCGCGGCGGTGGCGGCCTCCAAGCTCTCGCAGCGGGTCCCCGAGCGCATGGTTCTCCTCTCGGCGCCGAGCTGCTTGAACGAAGCCCTGCGCAGCTTCGTCGGGTTCTGGGGCATCTCCAGCCGCATCGAGCAGCAGATACGCAAAGAGCTCTCCAGGAGCCACGGCGTGCCCATCGAGCACTGGGACGTGCGGACCCTCGCGAGCCGCGATCGCTTTCCGGCCCTGGTGCTGCACGATCAGGACGACTCCTTCGTGCCCTTCGCCCAGGCCGACATCGTGGCCAACGCGCTCGGCAGCACGGCGCGCATCGAGCTCACGAAGGGGCTCGGTCACGCGCGCATCTTGGCCGATCAGCGCACCACGTCGCTGGTGGCGGACTTCGTGGCCGGGGCTCAGGCCGCGTGA